The Solanum lycopersicum chromosome 9, SLM_r2.1 genome window below encodes:
- the LOC101247653 gene encoding uncharacterized protein isoform X1 yields the protein MDLEVNEFSLIDFSSENDNLIGNSSSPLPSWGLEEYPSSGAINIQEGMDMAGKGNNDEQFPQLHESKEPEKARRKGKVNLRKSLAWDSAFFTDAGVLDADELSCMIKGGDKQTLPMIEEDVRQSLDSISTLESDNLTLEHIESELFGDIRASIQKVAIPTSGDLSAKTDNVANSSAKKVDLASKDRMKPIIAPKRTSGAQAGIPKSQPKQITGTQRLGKGLNQDKAQVTQSISRTTSVASLKPPKVNTKLQPVYASKRASLDITRVKSDNDSMKISTGTSVRGAQTPKASALNKTSRVLPKPATSMKPSSVGSSPAMKMHAIRSSSDSSGSTSSDKTAKSSIPVVRRKIDSKPIAQPSASAKLKTPSKAAVKSKLPSGNSAVSAYLMSSKINANISPASSISEWSSVSSSSSAIQRSSKLRTSFDTSSCRSFDSDTSALDINNQLIDQKSDKPEIRGTTLPRESSKQAGSVSRPASMMKPTGLRMPSPKMGYFDGVKAVRTPNGTHSNPSTALYKKEATICSPKVNSNTKAKSVKVPLRANRKPETLKHLSPLSSSDKSNISDNHSGTQSSSASPVPKTETIVCSPKGNSNTIAKSVRVPLRANKKPETLKHRSPASSSDKSNVSDNHIGGPSDITLIPELSLEVQHEISGANIDVLAEEPDPFEHIQSAGWVATQGENQGIASALNSEEDMAEGRDTVEHVADASLVATKSENQGTASILNNEEVVSLVSSMSEIQGIASKLNNEEVVAEGPDTVEHVADASLLAAILNNGEVVAKGSDTVEHVADASLVAAILNNEEVLAEGPGTVEHVADDSLVAAILNNEEVVAKGFDTVEHVADVSLVTAILNNEEVVAEGSGTVDHVADASLVSTILNNEEVVPEGPVTVEHVADYSLVAAILNNEEVVAEGSDTVEHAADASLVAAILNNEEVVAEGPDTVEHVADDGLVAIKSEQQVIDNNDIHEIKSENQIIANTLNNEVVAEVPEAVEHIAGDALFAIESENEVIVKNDTNVIKSEYLRLEEVVADEPDTVEHVACDGLVAIKTENKVTMNNDTNVINSEHQRIEEVVADEPDTVEHVAGNGLVAIKSENQVIVTNDTDVIMSEHQRIEEVVADEPVTVEHVAGDGLVVMKSENQVTLNNDTVIIKSESQRVASTLNNKDFVAEGPDTVEDVPGDGFAAIESENHSVLNNDPAGLAAIKGQKQGVMENEMNLDTIEKIDIKPVEVSITENIRRCQTEDEDGVGVQCNGNYNLDVPSQMNEMNLEDNENGYNLDMPSQMDEMNLEDDVNGDLKHTRTDHVEREYDSTFRGDEGRVDVKDDLNTPEKTNAKKYVCANQADQSNSQVEEVSMTPFSNKVESLMNKLAYLSLNTPQTAVRRIPFAVKNSSGDCLDFCEGAGHVVGKTDLDLPSLQIDHKENNNL from the exons ATGGATCTTGAAGTGAATGAGTTTAGTCTTATTGATTTCTCATCGGAAAATGACAATCTTATCGGAAATTCATCTTCTCCTCTTCCTTCTTGGGGTCTTGAAGAATACCCATCTTCAG GAGCTATTAATATTCAAGAGGGAATGGACATGGCTGGTAAAGGTAACAATGATGAGCAGTTCCCTCAGCTGCATGAGTCGAAGGAACCTGAGAAGGCCAGAAGAAAAGGAAAGGTCAATTTGCGCAAAAGTTTAGCTTGGGATAGTGCTTTCTTTACAGATGCAG GTGTGCTTGATGCCGATGAGTTGTCCTGCATGATTAAGGGAGGTGATAAACAAACTTTACCTATGATTGAGGAGGATGTACGACAATCACTTGATTCAATTTCCACGTTGGAAAGTGATAATTTGACACTAGAACATATTGAATCAGAGTTATTTGGAGATATAAGAGCCTCAATCCAGAAGGTGGCCATTCCAACTAGTGGGGATTTATCTGCAAAGACAGATAATGTAGCTAATTCTT CGGCAAAGAAAGTGGATCTTGCTTCAAAAGATAGG ATGAAGCCAATAATTGCTCCAAAAAGAACTAGTGGAGCACAAGCTGGGATACCCAAAAGTCAGCCAAAGCAAATTACTGGAACACAAAGATTGGGTAAAGGGTTGAACCAGGATAAGGCACAAGTCACACAG TCTATCAGTAGAACGACAAGTGTAGCATCATTAAAGCCTCCAAAAGTTAACACAAAGTTGCAACCTGTTTATGCATCCAAAAGGGCTTCTTTGGATATCACACGAGTCAAATCAGATAATGACAGCATGAAAATCAGTACAGGTA CTTCTGTTAGAGGGGCTCAGACACCAAAAGCATCTGCCTTAAATAAAACCAGTAGGGTGTTGCCCAAACCTGCTACATCGATGAAGCCATCTTCTGTGGGATCTTCACCTGCAATGAAAATGCATGCAATAAGATCTTCAAGTGATAGTTCTGGAAGTACTTCATCTGACAAGACAGCTAAGTCTTCAATTCCTGTAGTGAGGAGAAAGATTGATAGCAAACCTATTGCCCAACCTTCTGCAAGTGCAAAACTCAAAACCCCTTCAAAAGCCGCGGTGAAGAGTAAACTACCATCTGGGAATTCTGCTGTCTCAGCTTATCTGATGTCTTCGAAGATCAACGCAAATATATCGCCTGCTAGTTCTATTAGTGAGTGGTCTTCtgtatcatcatcatcttctgcGATCCAAAGGTCAAGCAAGTTAAGGACTAGCTTTGACACCAGCTCCTGCAGATCTTTTGATAGTGACACCTCAGCTTTGGATATAAACAATCAATTAATTGATCAGAAGTCAGATAAGCCCGAGATTAGGGGAACAACTTTACCTAGAGAGAGTTCAAAGCAAGCAGGCTCAGTTTCTCGTCCAGCCTCTATGATGAAACCAACAGGATTGCGCATGCCATCCCCGAAGATGGGTTACTTTGATGGG GTGAAGGCAGTCCGCACTCCTAATGGTACTCATTCCAATCCGTCTACTGCACTGTACAAGAAGGAAGCTACCATCTGTAGCCCTAAAGTAAACTCAAACACTAAAGCTAAGAGTGTAAAAGTTCCACTGAGGGCAAACAGAAAGCCTGAAACTCTGAAACACCTCTCTCCTTTATCTTCTTCAGACAAGTCAAATATTTCAGATAATCACTCTGGCACTCAATCCAGTTCAGCTAGTCCAGTGCCCAAAACTGAAACTATCGTCTGTAGCCCAAAAGGAAACTCAAACACAATAGCCAAGAGTGTGAGGGTCCCTCTTAGGGCAAATAAAAAGCCTGAAACTCTGAAACACCGCTCTCCTGCATCTTCTTCAGACAAGTCAAATGTTTCAGATAATCACATTGGTGGTCCAAGTGATATTACTCTTATTCCTGAGTTATCTCTTGAAGTTCAACATGAAATAAGTGGAGCAAATATCGATGTTCTGGCAGAAGAACCTGATCCATTTGAACACATCCAAAGTGCTGGTTGGGTTGCAACTCAGGGTGAAAACCAAGGCATAGCAAGTGCTTTGAACAGTGAGGAAGATATGGCTGAAGGACGTGATACAGTTGAGCATGTTGCAGATGCTAGCTTGGTTGCAACTAAGAGTGAAAACCAAGGTACAGCAAGTAtattgaacaatgaggaagttgTCTCTTTGGTTTCAAGTATGAGTGAAATCCAAGGAATAGCAAGTAaattgaacaatgaggaagttgTGGCCGAAGGACCTGATACAGTTGAACATGTTGCAGATGCCAGTTTGCTTGCAGCTATATTGAACAATGGGGAAGTTGTAGCCAAAGGATCTGATACAGTTGAGCATGTTGCAGATGCTAGTTTGGTTGCGGCTAtattgaacaatgaggaagtttTGGCTGAAGGACCTGGTACAGTTGAACATGTTGCAGATGATAGTTTGGTTGCAGCTAtattgaacaatgaggaagttgTGGCCAAAGGATTTGATACAGTTGAGCATGTTGCAGATGTTAGTTTGGTTACAGCTAtattgaacaatgaggaagttgTAGCCGAAGGATCTGGTACAGTTGATCATGTTGCAGATGCTAGTTTGGTGTCAACTAtattgaacaatgaggaagttgTGCCTGAAGGACCTGTTACAGTTGAACATGTTGCAGATTATAGTTTGGTTGCAGCTatattgaacaatgaagaagttgtAGCCGAAGGATCTGATACAGTTGAGCATGCTGCAGATGCTAGTTTGGTTGCGGCTAtattgaacaatgaggaagttgTGGCTGAAGGACCTGATACAGTTGAACATGTTGCAGATGATGGTTTGGTTGCAATTAAGAGTGAACAGCAAGTCATTGATAACAATGATATTCACGAGATTAAGAGTGAAAACCAAATAATAGCAAACACTTTGAACAATGAAGTTGTGGCGGAAGTGCCAGAAGCAGTTGAACATATAGCAGGTGATGCTTTGTTTGCAATTGAGAGTGAAAATGAAGTCATTGTGAAGAATGATACAAATGTGATTAAAAGTGAATACCTAAGACTAGAGGAAGTTGTAGCCGATGAACCTGACACAGTTGAACACGTTGCATGTGATGGTTTGGTTGCAATTAAGACCGAAAATAAAGTCACTATGAACAATGATACAAATGTGATTAACAGTGAACACCAGAGAATAGAGGAAGTTGTCGCCGATGAACCTGACACAGTTGAACACGTCGCAGGTAATGGTTTGGTTGCAATTAAGAGTGAAAATCAAGTCATTGTGACTAATGATACAGATGTGATCATGAGTGAACACCAAAGAATAGAGGAAGTTGTGGCTGATGAGCCCGTCACAGTTGAACATGTTGCAGGTGATGGTTTGGTTGTAATGAAGAGTGAAAACCAAGTCACTTTGAACAATGATACAGTTATCATTAAGAGTGAAAGCCAAAGAGTAGCAAGTACTTTGAACAATAAGGACTTTGTGGCTGAAGGACCTGATACAGTTGAAGATGTTCCAGGTGATGGTTTTGCTGCGATTGAGAGCGAAAATCACAGTGTTTTGAACAATGATCCGGCTGGTTTGGCTGCAATTAAGGGTCAAAAACAAGGTGTTATGGAGAATGAAATGAACTTGGATACTATTGAGAAGATTGACATCAAGCCTGTTGAGGTTTCTATTACTGAAAACATTAGACGGTGTCAAACAGAGGATGAAGATGGAGTAGGTGTTCAGTGCAATGGTAATTATAATTTGGACGTGCCTAGCCAGATGAATGAGATGAACCTGGAGGATAATGAAAATGGTTATAATTTGGACATGCCTAGCCAGATGGATGAGATGAACCTGGAGGATGATGTAAATGGTGACCTCAAACATACCAGGACTGATCATGTCGAGAGAGAATATGACTCAACTTTCAGAGGTGATGAAGGTAGAGTAGATGTCAAGGATGATTTGAATACTCCTGAGAAAACAAATGCAAAGAAATATGTGTGCGCAAATCAAGCGGACCAATCAAACAGTCAGGTAGAAGAAGTCAGCATGACCCCATTTAGCAATAAGGTTGAATCTCTAATGAACAAATTGGCCTATTTGTCACTAAATACCCCTCAGACAGCAGTTAGAAGGATCCCCTTTGCTGTCAAGAATTCTTCCGGTGATTGTCTTGATTTTTGTGAAGGAGCTGGACATGTAGTTGGGAAGACTGATTTAGATTTGCCTTCTTTGCAAATCGATCATAAAGAGAACAACAATTTATGA
- the LOC101247653 gene encoding flocculation protein FLO11-like isoform X2: MDLEVNEFSLIDFSSENDNLIGNSSSPLPSWGLEEYPSSGAINIQEGMDMAGKGNNDEQFPQLHESKEPEKARRKGKVNLRKSLAWDSAFFTDAGVLDADELSCMIKGGDKQTLPMIEEDVRQSLDSISTLESDNLTLEHIESELFGDIRASIQKVAIPTSGDLSAKTDNVANSSAKKVDLASKDRMKPIIAPKRTSGAQAGIPKSQPKQITGTQRLGKGLNQDKAQVTQSISRTTSVASLKPPKVNTKLQPVYASKRASLDITRVKSDNDSMKISTASVRGAQTPKASALNKTSRVLPKPATSMKPSSVGSSPAMKMHAIRSSSDSSGSTSSDKTAKSSIPVVRRKIDSKPIAQPSASAKLKTPSKAAVKSKLPSGNSAVSAYLMSSKINANISPASSISEWSSVSSSSSAIQRSSKLRTSFDTSSCRSFDSDTSALDINNQLIDQKSDKPEIRGTTLPRESSKQAGSVSRPASMMKPTGLRMPSPKMGYFDGVKAVRTPNGTHSNPSTALYKKEATICSPKVNSNTKAKSVKVPLRANRKPETLKHLSPLSSSDKSNISDNHSGTQSSSASPVPKTETIVCSPKGNSNTIAKSVRVPLRANKKPETLKHRSPASSSDKSNVSDNHIGGPSDITLIPELSLEVQHEISGANIDVLAEEPDPFEHIQSAGWVATQGENQGIASALNSEEDMAEGRDTVEHVADASLVATKSENQGTASILNNEEVVSLVSSMSEIQGIASKLNNEEVVAEGPDTVEHVADASLLAAILNNGEVVAKGSDTVEHVADASLVAAILNNEEVLAEGPGTVEHVADDSLVAAILNNEEVVAKGFDTVEHVADVSLVTAILNNEEVVAEGSGTVDHVADASLVSTILNNEEVVPEGPVTVEHVADYSLVAAILNNEEVVAEGSDTVEHAADASLVAAILNNEEVVAEGPDTVEHVADDGLVAIKSEQQVIDNNDIHEIKSENQIIANTLNNEVVAEVPEAVEHIAGDALFAIESENEVIVKNDTNVIKSEYLRLEEVVADEPDTVEHVACDGLVAIKTENKVTMNNDTNVINSEHQRIEEVVADEPDTVEHVAGNGLVAIKSENQVIVTNDTDVIMSEHQRIEEVVADEPVTVEHVAGDGLVVMKSENQVTLNNDTVIIKSESQRVASTLNNKDFVAEGPDTVEDVPGDGFAAIESENHSVLNNDPAGLAAIKGQKQGVMENEMNLDTIEKIDIKPVEVSITENIRRCQTEDEDGVGVQCNGNYNLDVPSQMNEMNLEDNENGYNLDMPSQMDEMNLEDDVNGDLKHTRTDHVEREYDSTFRGDEGRVDVKDDLNTPEKTNAKKYVCANQADQSNSQVEEVSMTPFSNKVESLMNKLAYLSLNTPQTAVRRIPFAVKNSSGDCLDFCEGAGHVVGKTDLDLPSLQIDHKENNNL; encoded by the exons ATGGATCTTGAAGTGAATGAGTTTAGTCTTATTGATTTCTCATCGGAAAATGACAATCTTATCGGAAATTCATCTTCTCCTCTTCCTTCTTGGGGTCTTGAAGAATACCCATCTTCAG GAGCTATTAATATTCAAGAGGGAATGGACATGGCTGGTAAAGGTAACAATGATGAGCAGTTCCCTCAGCTGCATGAGTCGAAGGAACCTGAGAAGGCCAGAAGAAAAGGAAAGGTCAATTTGCGCAAAAGTTTAGCTTGGGATAGTGCTTTCTTTACAGATGCAG GTGTGCTTGATGCCGATGAGTTGTCCTGCATGATTAAGGGAGGTGATAAACAAACTTTACCTATGATTGAGGAGGATGTACGACAATCACTTGATTCAATTTCCACGTTGGAAAGTGATAATTTGACACTAGAACATATTGAATCAGAGTTATTTGGAGATATAAGAGCCTCAATCCAGAAGGTGGCCATTCCAACTAGTGGGGATTTATCTGCAAAGACAGATAATGTAGCTAATTCTT CGGCAAAGAAAGTGGATCTTGCTTCAAAAGATAGG ATGAAGCCAATAATTGCTCCAAAAAGAACTAGTGGAGCACAAGCTGGGATACCCAAAAGTCAGCCAAAGCAAATTACTGGAACACAAAGATTGGGTAAAGGGTTGAACCAGGATAAGGCACAAGTCACACAG TCTATCAGTAGAACGACAAGTGTAGCATCATTAAAGCCTCCAAAAGTTAACACAAAGTTGCAACCTGTTTATGCATCCAAAAGGGCTTCTTTGGATATCACACGAGTCAAATCAGATAATGACAGCATGAAAATCAGTACAG CTTCTGTTAGAGGGGCTCAGACACCAAAAGCATCTGCCTTAAATAAAACCAGTAGGGTGTTGCCCAAACCTGCTACATCGATGAAGCCATCTTCTGTGGGATCTTCACCTGCAATGAAAATGCATGCAATAAGATCTTCAAGTGATAGTTCTGGAAGTACTTCATCTGACAAGACAGCTAAGTCTTCAATTCCTGTAGTGAGGAGAAAGATTGATAGCAAACCTATTGCCCAACCTTCTGCAAGTGCAAAACTCAAAACCCCTTCAAAAGCCGCGGTGAAGAGTAAACTACCATCTGGGAATTCTGCTGTCTCAGCTTATCTGATGTCTTCGAAGATCAACGCAAATATATCGCCTGCTAGTTCTATTAGTGAGTGGTCTTCtgtatcatcatcatcttctgcGATCCAAAGGTCAAGCAAGTTAAGGACTAGCTTTGACACCAGCTCCTGCAGATCTTTTGATAGTGACACCTCAGCTTTGGATATAAACAATCAATTAATTGATCAGAAGTCAGATAAGCCCGAGATTAGGGGAACAACTTTACCTAGAGAGAGTTCAAAGCAAGCAGGCTCAGTTTCTCGTCCAGCCTCTATGATGAAACCAACAGGATTGCGCATGCCATCCCCGAAGATGGGTTACTTTGATGGG GTGAAGGCAGTCCGCACTCCTAATGGTACTCATTCCAATCCGTCTACTGCACTGTACAAGAAGGAAGCTACCATCTGTAGCCCTAAAGTAAACTCAAACACTAAAGCTAAGAGTGTAAAAGTTCCACTGAGGGCAAACAGAAAGCCTGAAACTCTGAAACACCTCTCTCCTTTATCTTCTTCAGACAAGTCAAATATTTCAGATAATCACTCTGGCACTCAATCCAGTTCAGCTAGTCCAGTGCCCAAAACTGAAACTATCGTCTGTAGCCCAAAAGGAAACTCAAACACAATAGCCAAGAGTGTGAGGGTCCCTCTTAGGGCAAATAAAAAGCCTGAAACTCTGAAACACCGCTCTCCTGCATCTTCTTCAGACAAGTCAAATGTTTCAGATAATCACATTGGTGGTCCAAGTGATATTACTCTTATTCCTGAGTTATCTCTTGAAGTTCAACATGAAATAAGTGGAGCAAATATCGATGTTCTGGCAGAAGAACCTGATCCATTTGAACACATCCAAAGTGCTGGTTGGGTTGCAACTCAGGGTGAAAACCAAGGCATAGCAAGTGCTTTGAACAGTGAGGAAGATATGGCTGAAGGACGTGATACAGTTGAGCATGTTGCAGATGCTAGCTTGGTTGCAACTAAGAGTGAAAACCAAGGTACAGCAAGTAtattgaacaatgaggaagttgTCTCTTTGGTTTCAAGTATGAGTGAAATCCAAGGAATAGCAAGTAaattgaacaatgaggaagttgTGGCCGAAGGACCTGATACAGTTGAACATGTTGCAGATGCCAGTTTGCTTGCAGCTATATTGAACAATGGGGAAGTTGTAGCCAAAGGATCTGATACAGTTGAGCATGTTGCAGATGCTAGTTTGGTTGCGGCTAtattgaacaatgaggaagtttTGGCTGAAGGACCTGGTACAGTTGAACATGTTGCAGATGATAGTTTGGTTGCAGCTAtattgaacaatgaggaagttgTGGCCAAAGGATTTGATACAGTTGAGCATGTTGCAGATGTTAGTTTGGTTACAGCTAtattgaacaatgaggaagttgTAGCCGAAGGATCTGGTACAGTTGATCATGTTGCAGATGCTAGTTTGGTGTCAACTAtattgaacaatgaggaagttgTGCCTGAAGGACCTGTTACAGTTGAACATGTTGCAGATTATAGTTTGGTTGCAGCTatattgaacaatgaagaagttgtAGCCGAAGGATCTGATACAGTTGAGCATGCTGCAGATGCTAGTTTGGTTGCGGCTAtattgaacaatgaggaagttgTGGCTGAAGGACCTGATACAGTTGAACATGTTGCAGATGATGGTTTGGTTGCAATTAAGAGTGAACAGCAAGTCATTGATAACAATGATATTCACGAGATTAAGAGTGAAAACCAAATAATAGCAAACACTTTGAACAATGAAGTTGTGGCGGAAGTGCCAGAAGCAGTTGAACATATAGCAGGTGATGCTTTGTTTGCAATTGAGAGTGAAAATGAAGTCATTGTGAAGAATGATACAAATGTGATTAAAAGTGAATACCTAAGACTAGAGGAAGTTGTAGCCGATGAACCTGACACAGTTGAACACGTTGCATGTGATGGTTTGGTTGCAATTAAGACCGAAAATAAAGTCACTATGAACAATGATACAAATGTGATTAACAGTGAACACCAGAGAATAGAGGAAGTTGTCGCCGATGAACCTGACACAGTTGAACACGTCGCAGGTAATGGTTTGGTTGCAATTAAGAGTGAAAATCAAGTCATTGTGACTAATGATACAGATGTGATCATGAGTGAACACCAAAGAATAGAGGAAGTTGTGGCTGATGAGCCCGTCACAGTTGAACATGTTGCAGGTGATGGTTTGGTTGTAATGAAGAGTGAAAACCAAGTCACTTTGAACAATGATACAGTTATCATTAAGAGTGAAAGCCAAAGAGTAGCAAGTACTTTGAACAATAAGGACTTTGTGGCTGAAGGACCTGATACAGTTGAAGATGTTCCAGGTGATGGTTTTGCTGCGATTGAGAGCGAAAATCACAGTGTTTTGAACAATGATCCGGCTGGTTTGGCTGCAATTAAGGGTCAAAAACAAGGTGTTATGGAGAATGAAATGAACTTGGATACTATTGAGAAGATTGACATCAAGCCTGTTGAGGTTTCTATTACTGAAAACATTAGACGGTGTCAAACAGAGGATGAAGATGGAGTAGGTGTTCAGTGCAATGGTAATTATAATTTGGACGTGCCTAGCCAGATGAATGAGATGAACCTGGAGGATAATGAAAATGGTTATAATTTGGACATGCCTAGCCAGATGGATGAGATGAACCTGGAGGATGATGTAAATGGTGACCTCAAACATACCAGGACTGATCATGTCGAGAGAGAATATGACTCAACTTTCAGAGGTGATGAAGGTAGAGTAGATGTCAAGGATGATTTGAATACTCCTGAGAAAACAAATGCAAAGAAATATGTGTGCGCAAATCAAGCGGACCAATCAAACAGTCAGGTAGAAGAAGTCAGCATGACCCCATTTAGCAATAAGGTTGAATCTCTAATGAACAAATTGGCCTATTTGTCACTAAATACCCCTCAGACAGCAGTTAGAAGGATCCCCTTTGCTGTCAAGAATTCTTCCGGTGATTGTCTTGATTTTTGTGAAGGAGCTGGACATGTAGTTGGGAAGACTGATTTAGATTTGCCTTCTTTGCAAATCGATCATAAAGAGAACAACAATTTATGA